ATCGAGACCGAGGCCTACTACCTGGTCGACAAGGGCAGCCACGCTTCGCTCGGCTACACCGAGAAACGCAAGGCACTGTTCGCCGACGGCGGGCACATCTATATGTATTACGCGCGCGGTGGCGACTCGCTGAACTTCAGCGCTCGGGGCGCAGGCAATGCCGTGCTGATCAAATCCGGCCATCCGTGGCTGGATGCGGTCAGCGGTGCCGAGGCACTCGCGGCCATGCAATGCAACAACCCGGACACCCAGGGCCGGCCCCGCGCCCCCGAACGACTGTGTGCCGGGCAAACCCTGCTATGCAAGGCGCTGGGCCTGAAAGTGCCGGACTGGGATGCACGCCGCTTCGACCTGCAACGGCTGTTCGTCGAGGACGTTGGCCAGCAGCCGCAGTCGATCATCCAGTGCGCGCGCCTGGGCATCCCCAAGGGCCGCGACGAACATCTGCCCTACCGTTTCGTCGACGCGCAGTACGCACGCCACTGCACGCGCAACCCGCTGCGTCGTGGGCA
This region of Pseudomonas wenzhouensis genomic DNA includes:
- a CDS encoding DNA-3-methyladenine glycosylase, translated to MPATPPSNLPWPGARPLPDSFFDRDAQLLARELLGKVIRHRVAGLWLSARIIETEAYYLVDKGSHASLGYTEKRKALFADGGHIYMYYARGGDSLNFSARGAGNAVLIKSGHPWLDAVSGAEALAAMQCNNPDTQGRPRAPERLCAGQTLLCKALGLKVPDWDARRFDLQRLFVEDVGQQPQSIIQCARLGIPKGRDEHLPYRFVDAQYARHCTRNPLRRGQVEGRDYQHHALEPSPS